Part of the Anopheles coluzzii chromosome 3, AcolN3, whole genome shotgun sequence genome is shown below.
TTGATTTTTGAAGatgttttgtgctgtgtgaGCTGCTGCTTTAGGGTATTGGAGAAATCCTCTCCCCTAGCGGTTGTCCTGCCTTCTGAGGTGCTCGTAGCGCTTCCGATGGCAGCACAGCTCAGAATTTGTTTCTTGTGAGGGGAAACGCTGCTTGCAGTGCTGACAGAACAATCCGTCTCGGAGCAGCTGATGTAGAGTGGCTCCTTACACACGGTATCATTCCCTGCTGGCGTAGAGGTATGCGGCCGATGACGGCGTGTACTTTGATGCCCGCATTTGGCCGATGTTCCAATCGCTGTACGTGAGCTTTCGCCGCTGGCTGTACGACGATGGTCAACGCAACCGCCCGACTGCTGTAGATGAGTCTCCTGTTCGACCTCATTATCACCACCGTTGCTGCCGTCAGTGTCGTCGGTGCTATCCTCTTCGGTGGTTTGGGTGCGATCATTGCCGGCGTACGATCGAGGGCCAAGGGAGGTGATCGTGTCAATCACATCTTCCGAGAACGCGCGCCTGTACGATTTCATCTGTTCGAATGTAAAAATGCCATTTCCAACAGCGCCGGTCGAGCTGCTCAGCATTGGACTGTCTCCTGGGCTAAGATTTTCTACGTTGGAATAGGCAAGCCCGTACGCCTCATTCATCCCACGTCCAGAATGAACGGTTTCGCTATCGGGGCCTTCATAATTAGCTGCGCCGTGGCCGTTTGACCCGGATGCCATGGCCGAAGATCCTGGTATGGTAAAATGTCCCACTAAACTCTCCGACAGCGTTCGACGGCATCCCGGCGGCGTTGATCCACAGTCCAGTACCGTGCTCGCAGCGATCATCGTCGTCTTCTTCGATGCTTCCTTTTTCGAAGAGGACGGGGGCACCTCGGCCGCCGAGGAGAGCAATGGGGTAAGGTTTAGTTTAAAATTATGCTTCGTTTTTTGTCGTTTGCACAGACGACAGTCACCTAAATCTAGCTTCTTTTCCTTACTGAAGGTATCACATTCGCTTGTTTCACAATTTGCTGCTGCCAATTTCGCACCATTCCTCTCGCCCGTTTCGTCGCCTCTAGTGGCTTCTGTATGCTGCTCGTGCTGTTTCCCCCCATTTGCCACCGGAACGGCGGACCCATCCTTCCCCCTATCACGCTCGACGAAGTTGTTGTTTGCAGTGGtgtaattgttgttgtttaaagCCACATTTCCATGCACATTTTTCGCCCTGCCATACCGCTCCTGGCCGTCTCTCTCACTCGACCCATTCAACATGGCAGTTCTTTGCATGGCTTGAAGGAGCAGATCGCCCTGCTGAAGGGCGGGTGCTTCGTTTGCGATTGCACGGTTCCTTTTCTGCGCACTGCTTTCGTCATCTTCATCCCCTTCGTACCCATCGCCGCCGACAATGAAGCACGGTCTACGAAACGTGTCGGGTAAATCGCAACCGCTCACTCCATTACCGTTCGATTTTGACTGTTGGACGCTACGGAAGCCGCCATCCTGCATGTGCACATCAGCACGGcccggctgctgttgcttacCGCACCCGACAGGCGCCTCTGGACCTTTATCACAGTTTTCATTGATAATATCGTAAGTCCTATAGTAATCGTTAAAATATTGCATATTTCTATCACGGTTTGTGctgctaatgctgctgctggcatggTTCATGTTTTGGCTAACTTCCATCTCGCGCTGCGCCGGCTCACTCATCGCTGGTGAGGAGCGCGTTTCGTTCCCGCTTGCCGTCCGGGAAGATCTAGTTTTGCAATCGCTGCAAACCATTGCGGTGGAAACAGTGGGTTCCGTTTGGGTCGCTACCGAAACGAGCGGCGGCAACAGCAGGTCGATCGATAATGCAGCCGTTGCTGTTTGGGTGGATTTCGAGTTGGTAGCGATCGCATGAAAACGATCATCACACACCATCATTGCCTGGTGACGATCGGTGGAGGAGTAAAGCGGTGGCTGAATTGAATTAATGGACGATGTTAACGCATTGCGACAGTTTCCATTGCTACACGCATTGTTTGCCGTTGGTTCCGTGGAGGGGTGGTTGCTTTTGCTTCCCATATTGTTACCCAACGGTCCGATCTGACCGCTCATGTAACAACTTTTTGCCGACAAATACGATGACCCATCGGCGGATCCGGATCCGTTCCGATCGCTGACACTGGTTGCTCCGCTGCTAGTGTTGCTGCTACTACTCGTAGGGCTCGCATTGCTGTTTCCTTCTCCCACAGCGCCGCcggctttctttttcttttcacgcTTCAACATTCGCTTTCTGTACTTGAGCAGCTGTTTCTCGCGATGGCTGATTGCGGCAGATGTGAGCAACATACTGTCCTCGCCACCAACATCGCCGTCGCCCGCTTCGCCTTCCATCCCACCCTCTACCATGGATGAATCATCGtcgtcttcctcttcctccagCTCAACCCTAAACGCGCACCGATGCTTGCCCTTCTCGTGGCAGGGCAACGGTATACGGTCAACCTGCTGTTGCTTCTGCAGCGTTGCACTCATCTTCGCTGCATCCAACGCGGCATCGATTCCGGGTATGCGGTCAAGCCGAGGCAAACTTTTGAGACACACCTGTATCACGAAATTGTCCGCCACACTCGCATCGGGGAAGTTGTGAACGTTCGGTTTCTCGTTAAAACACGCAGTATTGTCGTATGTTCGAATGCGAAACAGAATATCAAGCCTAGCCTGTGCCAGGGAAAAGGGAGACCCTCCGCCCGCTTTGCACTTTGCCGCAGGGATCAACTTTTTTATGCGCGGGTTTGAGAAAAGGTCCGGCTCGAGCGATTTTTTGATCAGATCGCTCCACGCCGAAATTTGTGAAAAGTACAGCTgactacgtatggcggcacacAACGATTGGATGGTCATGGTTGCCGGTGATTTGCTGTATGAGGTAAAATATAAGAAAAGCGCAGATATAAGTATTTGAACTGCGTGGCACGTTGACTGCGAATTACTTACGTCATCACTAGCTTAAGAATCCATTGCTCCAGGAGTATGGTATGGTTTTCCGGTCCGAGATACACCTCGATGCAAACCGCTTCACCGTTCGTCAGGATGGACGAAAGCTGCTTGAAGTACACCTGCCAGCGAAGGCACTAGAAATAGAAGAACAAGCAACAAATCGCTGGTATGTATCATCTGCACAAACGTAATACAATTTTGCTTCGTGCTATTGAAAACAACTTACGTATTTGTTGCGATAGCTGCAGTGATGCTCCGGTCCATCAGCTGCCTCCGGCTTGTTGAGTCCGATCTTCTTCAGAAACTGCTCACAGTGCGGTCCTTCGCGCGGACGCGACGACGCTTGTAGCTTTGATGAAGACGACCCGCCGCCAGCCACTGGTTTGCGGGACTGAATAGCATTGGCCGAAGCGGACGATGTTGCTCCAGCAGCTCCCGCCGTCGGCGTTGGGGAGGAAAAGTTTATGAAGCTGTTGCCCATCGGGTGATTCTTGATGGGCGACACGGTACCGAGTACATTCATTTTCTCGAATCCACTATAGATAACGACACCAGCGGCAGCCGATGAGATGGCGGCGTGGTCATGCGATACCCAGGATACAGCCGATGATGCTGACGATGCGGTTCCCCGTTCGAGGGAATCGCGCTGACCGGTGGCATTGGAGTACGTTTGGTACAGCTCCCGCTCATGTCTGCGGCCACCGGGCAGTCGGCTCGGTTCGCCCGACACTGTCACCAGCTGTTGCACTTCGTCCTTGCTCGTGCTTGGGCAGGAAGATCGTATCTGCTGTAGCTTCAGATTGATTCGTTGCGCTTCGTCCGGTGTGTGGCAGCAGGACATTGCCAACGATTTGCCGTGTGACTCGTTGATGGCCAAGAGACTGCACTGCTGAAGCGACGATGCCCCTGCTCCAGTGCCCTCGCTCGAACGCTTCTGTCTGCAAAACCCACCGTCCTCATCATCCTCGCCACCGGCACCTCCGGAACCGGAGGAAGATCCTCCGCCGGCACCACTGTCGCCTGTCCCATGGCCATTTGCGAGAACGCTCGAGGTGGCAGCACACGACGTGGACGGAGCGTGGATCGAGCTGTCATCTAGCGCGGATGATCTTCCCTCAAGTACCAGAGAGGCTATACCGATTGATATCGGTATGGCGGGATGTTTAGGTGATATGGAGCTACCGCTGTGCATCTAaattgtgaagaaaaaaataataattaaaaaaatgtaaatacgatttgcaacaatttCTTTACTTCAGGTGTGAGttgtaagtaaataaatactttCTAATCAATCAAGTGAGCaatgttcaaacaagcttgtAAACTTGTTCCGACCATACTGTGCTGCTAGCTAGCAAATGTCTATTTGCCAATGTTCCGAATACGAGAGTGATTGTTGTCTAACGAGGTGACGGTGGCCTTCGGCATGTAAAACCaagggaaagataaaataaGAGTTCAATCTTTGCATGCAAAATATAGCCCATAAAACATGAGCCCTCCTATGATCAGAGGAGATACTCTTAGTAACAGCGCAACACACACCCATCAACCTTCACAACGTATAAATGTAAGCGAATGGAGTGAGCGCGAGTGTGCTCTGCTGCAGGTGATGTCGCTGCTTGCCTACATAAATTATGCAACCAAAtacaggcacacacaaacacacacacacataccatcgAACGTCGCGTGCGTGTATATAGCCCCCGGACGGACACACTAAATGCTTTGAAGAATAATGGGCACACGACAGCATAGCGACACAAACCCGGGGCAGGCAATTGCTTAGCCACGATTTTAGGtcgatttcatttcaatataGGATTGGAAATTGGGAGGCAGTGGACCTGGCTGCTTGGTGCTTGGTTCATTCCACGTGCCCGACACCACTGGCTGGTAGCGTTTCAGGGTGGTTTGGTGCTGGCAACAGTCAACTCAACGTCCGAAAGGTATCCCCACCTGGTCGATGGTGCTGGCTGCTGGTGGACATTCGTAACGTTCGAAATGACCGTGAATTGGTGAAGACACAACACGAGGCCTGTTTCTGTGCCAAGTACGCCAACCAGCGGGCAAACGATGGCGAATGTGATAGTTGGCAACATTCCATTCACCAGTGTTGTTTAAAGCTACAAAAGTAAACCCCTAAATGTCACACGTTCTTCTAGTTAGgcgtttttttggttgttgtacGTGGCGTTTCATGAGGCGACACCCAAAAAGACAAGGAAGTGAAACGTGGATAACGTTGAgcattcattttgtttcttgttttatagttttattacttattttttGGCACATTGTAGTAAATGCATTGTATTATTGCAAAACAAGGAATGGAAATGCAACAATTGCtttaaaatgattattttacaAATATATAAACTTTACTATATTCctctattattttttttataaaacatgTACATTAAACTTCCAATAGTTAATAGAcatttgttcttttgtttattttaacacaAGAATGTTAGaaaacataagaaaaaaagaagcataatGATCAATGTAGTGCATAGAGAGTGAAAGGGAAATGAATGCCGAAAGTAgtaaaacgaacaaacaaacacactcacacacatacacagaccgTTACGGTCGGTGAGGATTACTCTCGTTAAAATTCAACTATCCGATGGACGGAAAACGTGTAGATGGAGTTAGGAAAATGTGAGCTTCCCTGCCTTGGTCGGCACTTTGTCCCACTTACTCTGTAGGACAACTCCCTTCAATGTATTgcttttccctttctctcttctctctatctttctctctctctatctctctcgctctctctgcaTAACGACGAAGCATAAAACGAGAGAAAAGAGATGAAAGAAGAGGAAGCATTGTTGCTTCGGGTGGCCCCATTTGGGGGTGCGTGTGCTGTCTTATGTATGTATCGCACACACTATGCCAATAGATTCTTAAAGCCGTACTGACGTTCTTGGGGTCTTAGGTGCCTATACCGCCTCATGTTGATGTGgtacgagctgctgctgctgctggtggacaCCTAAAAAGGGGCGATGAAAACTAGGTCACCATGTATACCTTTTACACCCTTAGAACCTTGCTGTGCTTTTAAAAATAGTTCCCGGCAAGCTGAAAATCTTAACAAAAGAAGCTAAACGAGAATGCATTTAGGGCATTATTTATGGatatttgaattgtttttacaAGCGAGGGTAGAAATGATGTGTTGCGAGACACAAATAAGAAATTGATAGAGTTCAATGATAGAGCTGCTTGTGAGCATGCCTATGTATGTTGAATAAATGCTGGAAAGGTAATTAGTTTGGAGTAAATTGATAACACTAATTGAAGATAGCATAATTGACCCTACAGCCTTAACGGTAttacagttaaaaaaaaaaaaacaaaaataaaggaacGATGTGTCTTTTGACAAATCATAGCCTTAAAATGGGAATATTTTGCACCGGAATAGCGTTCCATCGGAAATACAAACGATTCACTCCAATAACCATGCAATCCACTGTTCCCAAGTCACACTCTATTTTTCCCCCTGCTCTCATCATCAGAAGCGTTCAATTTTCTCAACTGCCCCTGTCCGTAGTGCTGTGTACGGCTGAGAAATCATATGTTTTTTCTGCGCCTGTGTGCGTGACCATGTGTCCGAGCGTCAAAAGCTATGTGAAAAAGCTCGCCCATGCTGCACAGCACCCCCCATCGCCTACCGTTATGTACTATCGAAATCAAGGCAAAGGCGAAAACGGCGCTTGTTGAGGTCGAACGATTGAAGGAAGGAGGGTTCGCCTAGGAGCGGCAAGAGTGGTAGATAGCGAATATATCGAGCCGAAGCAAGGGACGACTATGTTGCAAGCAAATCAAGAGAGGAGAGAAAATCGACCAACTTATGAAACCTGAAGCGAAATAGGAGCGAACCAGGCCAACAAGCAGGGCAAGAGAACCCGATGACGTGCGTCACTCGGTGGAGCAAAATCGAAACACAAGCAGCAACATGACAtcttccagcagcaccagcagctccagcaTCGAGAGCGGTGAGGTCATACCAGCTGAGAAGGGCGTGAGGCGAAAACGGTGGTTTTCCCTCTTCAATGAGAGAACCTAAAACCCAAGGTTGGAATCATTGTTTACCCCTACTCATAACAGTTGATTTCCTATATACAACAACCCCACACGcgatttgtttcttttctttgttcatgGCACGAGCgagtgagcgagcgagcggaGCGGCGGGACTGCCTTTGCTGGTGAGGTAACAACACGTGATTTTGATGGAACTGAAATTGTCATCATCGAGTTTTAACATCACCGTCGTTCGCCATCGTCATCACGATCGCTTAGCAGAGAAGTTTAGTAGCGTAAATCGTTCAAAAGGCTATTGCgattcaacgcaaaagtcatCTAGTTAAGCATTCGTCAACGGTGACGCAGACACAGGACAGGAAAAAAGTGGAAACTAATGTTGCTATAAGATTACGCCAATACCTACATCCAAAACTGGCGAAGATATCCTCTCACGCGTGATTGTTCCCTGACAGGTCTTCTAATggtaaaagcaaaagcaatcaCGAAGCACGCCGACGTTCAGAAAGTAATACCAACCTCCACAGTAGCTCTTCATTGAACGGACAGACTGATTGGGGGGAGACTCATTAAGTTTTTACTGCCAATACGTTTAACCCATTTTTTCGTACAAGGTTGATCAACAGAGAAAGGTGGCACAACAGTTGTCTGCAAAATCGAAAGATGTATCAGAGAAACCTTTTGGGATTACTTTAATGTCTACATATTGAGTCTCACTGAAGTACTGCTTGCAAGAAGGAAGGAATTATGTTTGAAGCATAGAAACTGAAGCTTTGGAGTTCACAAAAGGTTCACCCAACGCTCAAGTCCTGGCAACCATCAGCGTTCGACAATATTATACCCAATTCCGTAGCGTTTTCCCCTTTCATTCGATAACTTAATTATACATCCACATCAAGAGGTcgataaaaataaaggaaaaagaGACCGACCCACGCAAAGATCTGGACGGGGATCAGTAAACACGTTCGAGACGGTGTGACGCAGATGGTTCTTCTCGAACGGTGCCGCGCATTTCTCGCATTTCTTCCGTCCGATGCTTCTCGCCTAGTATTCCATGGCCAGACGCACACACCCGCTGACAAACACCAGTAATTCACAGTTCATTTAACTCAAGTCAACTGTCAACGACACACGCTGAGACTGAAGATGCTAGGCAGTTCACCTTCTTGAAGTGCGAAGATCAGTACCAATTCCAAAGCAGTACAGTACAGCCGCATCGCTTGTGTAAATAGCACACCAGTGCAAGGACCAGACCAAACACAATGATTGCTTGGCCAGATCAGTAAATGTACCTTCCGAGTAAATGATCCAGAGGGGCGGCGACCCAAGTTGTTGACCGTCCTTCAGATGGTAATGCTTTCTTTGATTAAGCAAATATCGAAGTCTACGTCTACTGAACTGCTTCATACCTCCCCCTGGTTAGTTCCGGGAAAACTTTACGAGATCGTTCGACgagctactactactactgctgctgccaggaGTTCAGAAGTTCAACAAGCGGAGCAATCAGAACATTCCACCAACCACTGAAGCATGCTATCTCCGTGCAGAGAGTAAGCAGCACCGTCACACATGTTGGTAGCCCACCACCAAACCAATATGCACAACTTAAGCAAGCAGTTTGTTGCGTACGGTCGTCGCCTTATCGTGAGCGTGCGGCTATTATGCGATAACCTTTTCGACGAATGTCTCAAACTCTTAAATGAACCCCCCCGTGAAGCGAAGGCATTTTACAATGGCAAATTTTGAACGAATCTGTTAGTCGATTCTGCTTGCAAATACTTTCCCCCCAGCTACATGCATTCTACGCATGCGAGACCAACACTGCTATGAACAAAAGTGCCCTAAGGAACTGGAAATAGCTGGTTTTGAGTTTTATACGAGCAAGAAGCGATTACGATACGTCTCAATCGTCTGGACTCGAGAGGGCAAAGGTAAAAGGCGCACAGTATGGCCAGCGACACCGGGCAAGTGCGATTGCGCGAGAATGCCGTTTGTATTATGCTTGCGTAGAGTGTGTATAAATAACGCCGAGTTAAATTCAACAACTGCAAACTCAGTGTATGACTTTACGTACGATGGGGCACCACTACGGTGTGTGAAGTCTCCAGGCTCACTCTCTGCTGTCGATTGATAATGTAGTAATCGATGAAAGCCATAGCGTCAGTGATCAGGCGTTGAAGGCGTGCTCGAATACAGCGACTCAATTAGGTGAATCGAACACACGCGTCGGAATAACATCCTGCTCAGCCTCTGTCCTTTTGAAGACATTAATCATTATGGATGCACTCTGGATGTTGAAATGCAAGGGTCGTGGTCATGGCTTTCGGCACATGTAAATAATTGGTAAAAATAGGAAATTAAATGATCAAATGAGCAATTAAATTCTGATACACCCGAACATACGCCTCAAGGGTTAatttaacaatattttcaGAATGTTCATAAACAATCCTCCAATACGAAAGCCAAGACATTACAGTGCAACACGCAGGTCTGTGTGTGCTACACGGCCAACACTGTACAACGTACTACTTTTAACGGCACGTGCTGCGCGCTCCTCTGCTGCCACAACAGAACGCTCCACACTAGTACGAAAATACGCTCATATAAATAAAGCCAACAAGTGCCAACTACTAAGCCACCTTCTTTCTGTGGCGATCGCCAAAGGAGAGACATACACGTGGCAAGGTGCAATGCCGCAAGAAAGGCAAGGCAAGAGAGAGATTTCCCTCGGACCGGTTTTGCTTCCACCCCCTGCCAGAGTGCGGCACATGCAAACCACCCTCCTACTGGCCGTTCGattttccccccttttctACAGAGAAATCCACACTACCCCAACTAGAAATACGCAACAAGTTGAAGCAACACGTTTCGTAAAGTCAGGCCCCCGATTCCTTACTTCATTGGAACATTGGAAAGATTTCAGTGAAAGTTAATTATGCGCAGTCGTCTTTGATGGCGATGATCATTGGACTCAAATGAAGCTGATTGTGGTGAAAGGGCAACAGTACCTACCAAGCAGAGGGTTGCAGAACAAGTGCAGGAAATATATGTTGATTTGTTATTAACTAATATCCACCACGACTATGACGTATACGCGGCATTTCTCGTGGTGATCGTTCAATATTTGCGTATTTTGTACTTTACATTCTCACCAAAACAACATCCGCATTTGTTATAAATACCTTTTTACATCAAGCATTTTGGATAAATGATCAACTCCTGTGCCATTTAACATaaggcaaaaagaaaactgtaCCTGCTCGTAGGTCCATGATCAGGCAAAGTCAAAgtcggtgtatgtgtgtcggtCACTTGAGCGAGGCCGTGGAAAAACATACAACTATCGTAAAAGGGTGTCACGGGATCACACACAATCTCTTTCAGTCACCGCGCACCCATGCGTCCGGCAGTGAGAAGATCCACATCAAACGTATGTGCGTTTGCGATGATCGCGATCAGAGTT
Proteins encoded:
- the LOC120960082 gene encoding uncharacterized protein LOC120960082 isoform X3; protein product: MTCPLEIDPMHSGSSISPKHPAIPISIGIASLVLEGRSSALDDSSIHAPSTSCAATSSVLANGHGTGDSGAGGGSSSGSGGAGGEDDEDGGFCRQKRSSEGTGAGASSLQQCSLLAINESHGKSLAMSCCHTPDEAQRINLKLQQIRSSCPSTSKDEVQQLVTVSGEPSRLPGGRRHERELYQTYSNATGQRDSLERGTASSASSAVSWVSHDHAAISSAAAGVVIYSGFEKMNVLGTVSPIKNHPMGNSFINFSSPTPTAGAAGATSSASANAIQSRKPVAGGGSSSSKLQASSRPREGPHCEQFLKKIGLNKPEAADGPEHHCSYRNKYCLRWQVYFKQLSSILTNGEAVCIEVYLGPENHTILLEQWILKLVMTKSPATMTIQSLCAAIRSQLYFSQISAWSDLIKKSLEPDLFSNPRIKKLIPAAKCKAGGGSPFSLAQARLDILFRIRTYDNTACFNEKPNVHNFPDASVADNFVIQVCLKSLPRLDRIPGIDAALDAAKMSATLQKQQQVDRIPLPCHEKGKHRCAFRVELEEEEDDDDSSMVEGGMEGEAGDGDVGGEDSMLLTSAAISHREKQLLKYRKRMLKREKKKKAGGAVGEGNSNASPTSSSSNTSSGATSVSDRNGSGSADGSSYLSAKSCYMSGQIGPLGNNMGSKSNHPSTEPTANNACSNGNCRNALTSSINSIQPPLYSSTDRHQAMMVCDDRFHAIATNSKSTQTATAALSIDLLLPPLVSVATQTEPTVSTAMVCSDCKTRSSRTASGNETRSSPAMSEPAQREMEVSQNMNHASSSISSTNRDRNMQYFNDYYRTYDIINENCDKGPEAPVGCGKQQQPGRADVHMQDGGFRSVQQSKSNGNGVSGCDLPDTFRRPCFIVGGDGYEGDEDDESSAQKRNRAIANEAPALQQGDLLLQAMQRTAMLNGSSERDGQERYGRAKNVHGNVALNNNNYTTANNNFVERDRGKDGSAVPVANGGKQHEQHTEATRGDETGERNGAKLAAANCETSECDTFSKEKKLDLGDCRLCKRQKTKHNFKLNLTPLLSSAAEVPPSSSKKEASKKTTMIAASTVLDCGSTPPGCRRTLSESLVGHFTIPGSSAMASGSNGHGAANYEGPDSETVHSGRGMNEAYGLAYSNVENLSPGDSPMLSSSTGAVGNGIFTFEQMKSYRRAFSEDVIDTITSLGPRSYAGNDRTQTTEEDSTDDTDGSNGGDNEVEQETHLQQSGGCVDHRRTASGESSRTAIGTSAKCGHQSTRRHRPHTSTPAGNDTVCKEPLYISCSETDCSVSTASSVSPHKKQILSCAAIGSATSTSEGRTTARGEDFSNTLKQQLTQHKTSSKINLNYVFCLSPLARDDSGFTSGSSPATSTTFPATSPIAIDDAGTFGKATKSVRMTNSAHSAGLFRYDFEETPVSPLSGTIKSKSAPAFPFSPPLGGGALSPRFLRNAQRQFHHRSRYPSERSSFSERSSIGSDEQFSDDDLSSYLLDSSNGGSYCSPLSGHQLLPTEEGGVGSALKMGRYMACTTAGLLPTAQMLSKVLNRNLFRFGRAPMLGTLEESLLQRRLSPKFQVADFKVLLGASGSFCPTQLTIPAASYFYELPGQHLTTPYVCELRLPRKGYSIPRTGTVQATLLNPLGTVVRMFVVPYDFRDMPAMSTTFIRQRILACDDSSLKLLGKNIEQLSNAEQMKLLRYAIHLRFQTSRSGKLSLHTDIRLLISRRTDCDTAAAHAKNLLESPNELKVVTIVPDNPKFSLRIDKQQ
- the LOC120960082 gene encoding uncharacterized protein LOC120960082 isoform X2, with product MYALLMTCPLEIDPMHSGSSISPKHPAIPISIGIASLVLEGRSSALDDSSIHAPSTSCAATSSVLANGHGTGDSGAGGGSSSGSGGAGGEDDEDGGFCRQKRSSEGTGAGASSLQQCSLLAINESHGKSLAMSCCHTPDEAQRINLKLQQIRSSCPSTSKDEVQQLVTVSGEPSRLPGGRRHERELYQTYSNATGQRDSLERGTASSASSAVSWVSHDHAAISSAAAGVVIYSGFEKMNVLGTVSPIKNHPMGNSFINFSSPTPTAGAAGATSSASANAIQSRKPVAGGGSSSSKLQASSRPREGPHCEQFLKKIGLNKPEAADGPEHHCSYRNKYCLRWQVYFKQLSSILTNGEAVCIEVYLGPENHTILLEQWILKLVMTKSPATMTIQSLCAAIRSQLYFSQISAWSDLIKKSLEPDLFSNPRIKKLIPAAKCKAGGGSPFSLAQARLDILFRIRTYDNTACFNEKPNVHNFPDASVADNFVIQVCLKSLPRLDRIPGIDAALDAAKMSATLQKQQQVDRIPLPCHEKGKHRCAFRVELEEEEDDDDSSMVEGGMEGEAGDGDVGGEDSMLLTSAAISHREKQLLKYRKRMLKREKKKKAGGAVGEGNSNASPTSSSSNTSSGATSVSDRNGSGSADGSSYLSAKSCYMSGQIGPLGNNMGSKSNHPSTEPTANNACSNGNCRNALTSSINSIQPPLYSSTDRHQAMMVCDDRFHAIATNSKSTQTATAALSIDLLLPPLVSVATQTEPTVSTAMVCSDCKTRSSRTASGNETRSSPAMSEPAQREMEVSQNMNHASSSISSTNRDRNMQYFNDYYRTYDIINENCDKGPEAPVGCGKQQQPGRADVHMQDGGFRSVQQSKSNGNGVSGCDLPDTFRRPCFIVGGDGYEGDEDDESSAQKRNRAIANEAPALQQGDLLLQAMQRTAMLNGSSERDGQERYGRAKNVHGNVALNNNNYTTANNNFVERDRGKDGSAVPVANGGKQHEQHTEATRGDETGERNGAKLAAANCETSECDTFSKEKKLDLGDCRLCKRQKTKHNFKLNLTPLLSSAAEVPPSSSKKEASKKTTMIAASTVLDCGSTPPGCRRTLSESLVGHFTIPGSSAMASGSNGHGAANYEGPDSETVHSGRGMNEAYGLAYSNVENLSPGDSPMLSSSTGAVGNGIFTFEQMKSYRRAFSEDVIDTITSLGPRSYAGNDRTQTTEEDSTDDTDGSNGGDNEVEQETHLQQSGGCVDHRRTASGESSRTAIGTSAKCGHQSTRRHRPHTSTPAGNDTVCKEPLYISCSETDCSVSTASSVSPHKKQILSCAAIGSATSTSEGRTTARGEDFSNTLKQQLTQHKTSSKINLNYVFCLSPLARDDSGFTSGSSPATSTTFPATSPIAIDDAGTFGKATKSVRMTNSAHSAGLFRYDFEETPVSPLSGTIKSKSAPAFPFSPPLGGGALSPRFLRNAQRQFHHRSRYPSERSSFSERSSIGSDEQFSDDDLSSYLLDSSNGGSYCSPLSGHQLLPTEEGGVGSALKMGRYMACTTAGLLPTAQMLSKVLNRNLFRFGRAPMLGTLEESLLQRRLSPKFQVADFKVLLGASGSFCPTQLTIPAASYFYELPGQHLTTPYVCELRLPRKGYSIPRTGTVQATLLNPLGTVVRMFVVPYDFRDMPAMSTTFIRQRILACDDSSLKLLGKNIEQLSNAEQMKLLRYAIHLRFQTSRSGKLSLHTDIRLLISRRTDCDTAAAHAKNLLESPNELKVVTIVPDNPKFSLRIDKQQ